A segment of the Promicromonospora sukumoe genome:
CGGCCCCCCAAGCGTTCCCGTCGGTGCGCTGGTCGCTTTGGTGGCGCCTTGGACGCGAGCACATGTAGTGCTGTCAGATCCGACAGGTGGTAAACCCTGCAATTCCCCTACATTCGGCGGCCTCGGGGAGCTCGTGTGGGCGCAGCCGCCCAGCCGGGTCGTCCTGACAGGTCGCCCGCAGGGTCTCGGCGGAGGGGCTGCTGCACGAGTAGGTGACAAGGCCTCCCAGCAGCGAGCAACCTGGGCGGTCAGCAGGTAGTCTCCCGCCCTGCACCGAGCTGTGCTTCCCATTGGGTGCTGAGGCACGAGATTGGATTTGCCCGGTGTGTCGGCCTCAGCGATCAGATCTTCTGGCGGCGCGCACGGTCCTCTGCGCGGAACGCCCGGTAGTTCTCGTCGGTGATGATGAGGCCGCCGAAGTCCTGGCGCGCCCTGGCGAGGATCGCAGCTCCTGGTACGTCCTCGGCGTACCAGGCTTCGGGGTCGGGGTGGCTGACCAGGTGTCGGTCGTTGCCGAGTTCGGTGATGTTCCAGCCTGATAGGTCTCGGGCATGTTCCAGGTGTGTCCCGGTAAGGACCTGGATGCCGTAAGCGTCCAGAACGTATTTCCAGCGGGGCGCCAAGCCCAACTCCGGCCAGAAATTTGGAATCTCGTTCGGGTCTATGGCGCTGCAGCTCCGCCAGGACGCACCGCAGGCATGACCGGAGCAGGCCAGGAGATCGGGACGCTAGTTCGCGATGTTTGATAGAGCAGAGTTGATCAACACGATGACTTGGAGGGTGTGACGTGCCTCCGCGGTGTCCCCGTCGTTGTCCGGGATCCAGCTCTCGAGTGACTTGACGACGAATCGCCACTGATCGGCGGAGAGTTCGACTTGCGTCGTGCGGTCGTACACGGGCCAGCCGCCGTTCTCGGGACCGTGAGTCGCGACCTGGTCCCATCCTGCCTGCCGTACCGCGGCCGCGGCAGATGTTTCCTCGCGCTGGCCCCGTTGATTCGCCGACCAGTGCACGTTGTCCATCGTTGCGTCGACTCTCAGCCAGTCCCGGACTGTCATGATCAGTCGCATGTCTGACTTCCCTTCCGCGTCGACACGGACTGCTTCTCGCGGACATGTTGCACGCCGACAACGCTAGCGCTACCGCAGGCTGCGTTCCTCTGCCAGGAGTCCCACGCTGCCCGCCACTCGTTAGTCCTGACGTCAGGACACGTGCACGTTCGGTGGATTGCGGTAGAACCCATCGTGGCGGATAGCAGTTCGCTACCTGCCGCTGCTTGTGGACGTGTTCTGTCATTGCAGGGGGCCAGATGGCCGGGGATGGTGTCCGGCCGTGGACATCGTTGATTCCACCGGAATCTGCGGCACGGCGTCCGCCTTCAGATCTGGCCAGTGCTGTCGGACAGCCCGGCTTGGTTCGGTTTACTTGGATTGGGTTCGTGCGTGACGCACGGCCCACTCGAGCGCGTGGTCGGCGACCTCTTCCCACCCGGGCGCGGCGCAGGTGAGGTGCGGGCGGTCGGGGAAGTCGTACGTCTCGGTGAGCGCTGAGGAGTGGCGGTACTTCTTGGCGTTCGAGTACTGCACCGCGGGTGGCATCAGGTGGTCCTCGCCGCCCGTGATGAACAGCAGCGGGGCGCGCTCGTCGAGGTCGTAGTCGACCCAGGTCTCCTGGTGGCCGGGCTTGAAGTTGGCGATCAGGCCGTAGGCCCAGACCCAGTTCCCGGGTGCGGGGATGTGGAAGCGGTCGAACGCGGCGTCGGACTCCTCCCGGCTGAGTGTGTTCGCGAACACGTAGTGGAACTGCTCTTTCGTGTAGCCCACTGCCCTGTGCCGGTTGGCCGGGTTGGCCAGGACCGGGAACAGCGACTTGATCTGGGAGGGCGGGTTGACGCGTACGCCTTCCGGCGGTGCCGAGTCGATCAGTACGGCGGCAGCGCCCAGCCCTTGGTTGACCAGGACCTGGGTGAGGGTGCCGCCGAACGAGTGAGCCATGATGATCGGCGGGCTGTCCAGGCCCTCGATCACGGCGGTGAGGTGGTTCAGGGTGTCCGGCACGCTCACGGTGGCGATGACGTCGGGGCTCTCGCGCAGGACCTCGACCTCGACCTCGAAGCCGGGGTACGACGGCACCACGACCTCGTGCCCCTTTGCCCGGTAGTAGGTGGCCCAGTCGTCCCAGCTGCGGGCGGTCATCCAGAGCCCGTGGATCAGCACGATGGGTGGCTTGGCGGTATTCGTCTCGCTCATGACGGTCTCCTGTTCGGTGAGATGTGTCGGCGCGGTTTCGTCGCCTTGCACCTTCCTACCGTGCAGGTCGCCCTGACGTGACACAACAGCGACGCAACGGCGCTATCGCACGGCTAGCCCCTCGTGTCGCAGCCGCCGTCGGCTCGGTGCACCTGGTCGCAATCGACCAGGTGGTGACGCTGCGGCCACGATCCGAAGCGCGGGTGAACAAGGTGACGCGTCGGGGATGCCGAGATGTCCTGTCAGCGAAATGTTCCGTTATGACCGGGTGAAGCGCCTACCTAGCGTCTTGTGCCGGCCTGAGGCCTGTTCGGATGCTGGGACTACTGAGACAGCCGGCTGGGACCTACCTGTGTGGGCGCCTGGGTGTACGAGGGGTGGTCGTGATGCACGGTGCTCGCGTTTGGTTGGTTGCCGCACTGGCGGCTTCCTCCCTGGTCGGTGGCCTGTTGATCCCTGCGGCGGTCGCGTCCGCGGATGCGTCCACGTCTGGTCCCGCGTCTACGGAACCGGTCAATGAGATGCCGGACTCGGTGTACCAGGAGCCGAAGAGCCAGCGAGAGCTTCCTGAACCACGTGAGCCCGAGCGTCCGCCACAGGAGTCGAAGGCGGGCAAGGCGTTGGCGAAGGCGGAGAAGCAGATCGCGGAGCAGATCATTGCCGTCGATGACAGCCTTACCGATGACCGGGTGCGTGCCAAGCCGGTCGCCGCGCCTGACATCAAGCAGGTCACTGGCGTCGAAGCCGTACGGGCGAGCGCCCGGATGACCGAGCTGGACCTGGCGGCACCGTCAGATCCCGTGGCCGGTCGTAATGCCGAGAGCGGAACCATCAAGCTCGTCTCGCCCGCCTCCGCGAAGTCCACCACGGCTCCCGTCGGCGCCGGTCCTACCCGAGGTGCCATGGACGGTGGCGGGGCTTCGGCTGCGCCAGCACCGGTGAGTTCGGAGCCGTCAGATGCCGCCGCGGTCGCGGCCGACTGTGCGCCGATCCCCGGGGTTCCGTACGAGGGCAGGGTCGCAATCCAGCAGATGGTCAGCCCGGTGTGGAACAACCGTGATGGTTCTTATCGCGTGCGGGTGACGAACTACGGGACGCAGTCGTGGCCCACCGGTGCGCGTGTCGGCTATCAAGTGTGGGACAGCAGCGGGAATCTCGTACCGGGTAACTACCCAGAGACCTCCGTGCCGCTCGCGGTGGGGGCGAACGGTGGGTGGGTCGAGTTCGACGCGGCAGTTCGTCGTCTCGCACCGGCGACATGGTCGTTGACGTGGGACATCTGGGTGCCGGGTGTGGGCTGGTTGACCGATCGAGGGTCGTGCGCCACGACCTTCGAGCTGACGGTGGTCAACCAGCCACCGTCGTTCACCTACCGGTCTCCGGCGAGTCCGGGCACGGTCACCACACGTACGCCGTTCCTGACCGTGCGGGGGACCGACCCCGATGCGTGGCCCGCGGGCGGGATGGAGTACCAGTTCAAGGTCTGTCGCAACGCGGCCTTGACGACCGGCTGTTCGACGTCGCAATGGATTTCTCAGGCGCGGTGGCAGACGCCGTATCTGCAGTGGAACCTCCAGTACTACTGGGGTGTCCAGGTCAGGGACGGACACGCCACGACCAGCGGGCTGAGCACTCCACAGTCGTTCACGGTCGTTGTTCCGGTGGCGGACGACTGGCGGCGGGTCGGCAACGGTCTGGGCTTGGCGGACGTCTTCGGGGTGGTTCTGCCGTACGGGGTCTTTCTGCACCGTGAGACGGACGCGCAGCTGCCCGGTGGCGCGATGCCGTTGGCGGTGGAGCGTACGTTCTCCTCGGGCGCGGTGGGTACCGAAGGTGCTTTTGGTCGTGGGTGGCTGTCGCTGTTCGACGCGCGGGTGGTCCGTGACGAAGTCGCAGAGACGATGACGGTCACCTACCCGGACGGGCGGCAAGAGATCTTCGGCCAGGATGCTGACGGACAGTGGGCGACCAACCCGGTGTATGGCTCGGCTACTGAGGTGGTCGAGGACACCGTGGCGCTGGAGATACGGGTCGAACAGTCCACCGGGGAGCTGTTGGTGTACGACTGGTTCTCCGGGCGGTTGGAAGAGGTGCGGGTCGAGGGGGCAGGGTCGTGGCGGTTGTCCTATGCGGACGGCCTGGTCTCGTCGATCACGCAGTGGCCCTCACGCCGGTCGATCGACGTGGAGTGGGATACGGCGTATCAGGACTGTGGTGCTTCGGTTCGCCCGACTCAGCCGTACGTGTCCTCGCTGAGCGTCGATCGGGGTGAGGGCCAGGCTCCGGCGACGTGGGAGTACTTCTACGTGTGCAACCGGCTGTACCGCGTCAACGATGCCGAGGGCGGGAACACCGTCTACACCCATCAGGGCACACCGACCGGGGGATCGGCGGTCTTCTCCGGGACGACCGCGGCAGGGCGAGCACTTCGTGGCCTGGCGTCCAGCGGCTCGTGGCAGACGGTGCCGTCCAGCTTCCAGCAGCGTTCGGTCGTGGTGTCCGAGCCTGGCTCGGCCAACCGCAAACTCCGACTCCTGAGGCCGCTGTCCGGGTTCGAGGGCTATTACCGCGACGCCTACAACTCGTTCAACGGCGTGACGGCGATGTACTGCACGTCCCGCGAGATCCGGAGCAGTGCGGAGTACTGCTTCGACACCTACGACACGCTCGAGTTCGACGTCCAGGGAAGGGTACGGGTCAAGGCCAACCGACCAGACGGAACAGGGTCGGGCACGGGCAACCCGCGGCGCTGGCTGTACAGCGCCACGACGGGCCGGCTGAGCGCGATCATCGACGAAGAAAACAACATCGTCGAGTACGGGTACGGCGGCTGGGGCAACCTGACCACGTCGTACGCGTATCGAGACCCCAGCACCCAGGTCACCAGCCAGAGCTACTACCGGCCTACCGATCAGGACCCAGATGGGCCGCCACGTTTGACCGGGGCGACGGTGACACCCACCCAGGCCGGCCAAACGGTTCCGGGTAGCGAGTTCGTCGACCAGTACACCTACGACTCCGTGGGCCGGCTGATCGCGGTGGACGCGCCCACCGTCCCGGGCGTTCCCGACGGGGAGCAACGTTCCTACACGTACACCACGGGAACTGAGACCGCGGTTACCTCAGGCGGCAGCCAGACCGCCGGGAAGAAGATGCCCGCTGGCCTGCTGCGCACCGAGACGACCGCGGCCGGTACGACCTCGTACGGGTACAACGAAGCCGGGGACCTGACCTGGACCCGGGAAGCCGGCGGCGGAAGGGTCGGACGAGACTACGACGCCGCCGGATACATGATCCGGGAAGTGGTCAACGGTGAAGCGGAGATCACCTATACCCGTGACCGGCTGGGTCGGGTGACCCGCGAGCTCGAGGGCTACACCTATCCATGGCTGGGCGATTTGGATGAGCAGGGCGTGCGGGTCGTGGACCGCGAGTACGACGCCGACGGCCTCGTCACCGGCGTGACCGAACGCGCGGTGGCATTCAACCCGCACACCGGGATCATCGACTGGGACACCGACGTGTTGCCACCGCGGGCTAGCCAGTACGAGTACACACCCCAGGGGCGCCTGTCCGAGGTTACGGACTCCGGCGGCGGGGTGACGGTGTACACCTACTCGGCGTCCAACCCCGACCAGGTCGCATCGACGACCGACGCTCGTGGCCGACGCACCCTGTACAGCTACGACATCCGTGGGCGCCTGAGCGTGGTGCGGGCTGACGTGGGGCCGCCTGGTCAGACATCACGGGTGGAAATCGCGCGCTACTCCTACAACCTCGCCGGGCAGCTGTCGTCAGAGCTGGATGCCCTGCAGCGGCCGACCTACTACGAGTACACGCTCGGCGGGACGTTCCACGGCTACACCGGTGACGGGTACCCGACCACGGCGCTGCGCCCCAGCGTGGTGATCGACGGTGAAGACCAGCCCGTGACGTTGTGGGACCGCGAGTACGACGGTGCGGGCAACGTGATCCGCGAGACCGTCGGCGGGCAGCGCACCACCGAGTACGAGTACGACGCGATGTCACGCCTGGTGTCCACGACCCTGGACCCGGGCGGCCTGGACCGAATGGTCACGACCAAGCGAGACGCAGCAGGCCGCGAAATCGGCACCGAGCTCACCGATGGCACGCGCACCGAACGTCACACCCAGGACCTGAATGCGGCCGGGTACGTCGTCGCGGACCACGCCTGGCTGGATGACGACACGGCGCTGACCACGCAGTACGAGCGGGACGTCTGGGGAAACGCGGTCCGTGTGGTCGACCCGCGTGGTGTCGCCAACCCGACCCAGGCCGCGAAGTACACGTCTCACGCGTTTGCCGACCCGCATGGCCGTGTCGTCGAGACCACCGGGTTCGAAGTCACCGTCGACACCCCCACCTCCACGACCGGTTCGGGGGCATACACCGCCTTCACGCAGTCGACGCGCCGCAGCCAGGACACGATCGCTCACGACCCGTTCGGGCAGGTCAGCCTTGTGCAAGCCGCCAACGGGCAGACCACGCGCTACGAATACGACACCGCCGGCCGCGTCGCCGCCGAGCACCAGCCCGCCTACCAGACACCTGGCGGAGAAACGATTGAGCCGGTCACCCGGTACGAGTACAACCCTGCCGGCGACCTGGCCCGGATGACAGACCCGCGCGGCGGGGTCACCGACTACGCCTACGACGTGTCAGGCAACCTTGTGCGCGAGCAAGGCCCTGTGGTCGACGGTCAACGCCCTACGACGACCTACACCTACGACGTCGCGAACCAGCTCACCAGCACGACCAGTCCATCAGGCGTCAGGACTAGCTTCGGCTACGACGCCCTGGGCCGGATGGTTGCCCAGACCGTCGCCGTGCGGACCGATTCGTCTGACCCGGACTCACCCACCACCAACCACATCACGAGCTACGCCTACGACGCCGTGGGCAACCTGACGGCGACGACCTCCCCGCAGGGCCGGACCACGCGGTACGAGCACAACGCGGCCGGCGAGATCACCGCCGTCCACAACCCCGGACGTACCGAACCTGTCCGGTACACCTACGACCTGGCCGGCCGGGTCACCAGCACGACCGACGGTGCCGACCGGGGAGTCGAGCACGTCTACGACCTTGCCGGGCGGCGCACCTCAAGCACACAGGTCGGCTCCAGCGGTGGCCGGTTGACCACGGCGTTCGAGTACGACGAAGCCAGCAACCTCGTCGCCGTGACCGACCCCCGCGGGACAACCACGACCTCGACGGTCGATCCCGCCGGGCGGACGACGAAGATCAGCCAGCCGATCTCCAGCACCGAAGAAATCGACGTCGAGGTCGGCTACGACATCGCGGACAACCCGGTCCGGATCCGCAACGGCGAAGGCAACGACACCTGGACCACGTACAACTCGTGGGGCCTGCCCGAGAAGGTCATCGAACCGCCGACCCCGCGTGATCCGGCATTGACGGACCGGTCCTGGACCACGACCTACGACGCCGGCGGCAACCCTGTCTCCCTGACGAAGCCGGGCGGGGTAGTCGTCACGACGGCGTACGACGCGCTCAGCCGGGTACGGAGCCTGGAGGCGGGCGGCCCGTACGGAGATGAGGACGCGCAGTTCGCCTATGACCTCGAAAGCCGCCTGGCCGAAGCGACGAACGGCCCGACAGGGAAGGTCGCGCTCGCGTGGGACGACCTAGGCCGCCTGACCGAGTCAGAGGGACCGGGTGGCTCCAGCCATCGCTTCGGATACGACGCGGACGGCCTGCTCACCAGCGACGCCGCTAGCAACACGGCGATCGGAACAACGACCTACGAGCGCGACGACGCCGGCGATGTGACCCGTACGACGAACCAGTCCACACGTGGCACCCAGGCGTGGACCTCGCACTACGCCGACGCGACCGGTGACCTCCAGCTACGCGGGCTACCCGGTGGGATGCGGACCGACTGGGCCTACGACCAGTACGGCCGCACCAGGGACATCACCACCAGCAACAGCCTTCACGATGTCGTCCACACCATCAGCTACGAGTACGACGCCAACGGCAACGTCGCCTCCAAACGATCGTCCGAGGGCATCTCATTCGGCGGCGAATACGCCTACGACCTGGCCAACCGACTCACGACCTTCGCACCACGCGCCGCCGACGGAACCACAGGGCAAGATCCCGAACACACCTATGACTGGGACGACGCCGGCAACCGCTTGGCCGAGACGGTCGGGACAACAGCACGCGAATGGGAGTACGACGACCGCAACCGGCTGGTGGATCTCACCACGACCGACGGAGCACAACCGGTCGTCACGCCGATCGACGTCGATCCCCGCGGCAACATCACCAACATCGGTGACCGCGCGCTCGAATACGACCACCTGGACCAGCTCACGACCGACAGCACGGCAACCGGAGCGACGTTCAACTCCTACGACGCGACCGGCCGGCTCGCTTATGCCCAGGACGCAGCGATCGGAGGCGGAACGTTCGACTACGCCGGGTTGAGCGCAGACCCAGCCGCAGTGTCCAACGTCCGACTCGGCGGCATCTCCCGGAGCGAGGTCGTTACCCGCAACGCAGACGGACAGATCCTTGCCAGCGCGACCGCGTCCGCTGCCGGCGCCTACGCAACACGCACTGCCCTGACCGACGCGCACACCGATATGACCGGGGCCCTGGCACTCTCAGGTAGCGCGGCAGGACAACACGTGGCTCGGGTCGGCTATGACCCATTCGGCCAGCGCTGGACCGGATCTGCCACACCTGGCAGCGTCACCCACCCTGCGTCCATGTTCGGATTCCAGTCCGACTGGACCAACCCCGCCACAGGCGCCGTCAACATGGGAGCCCGCTGGTACGACCCAGCCCTGGGCACCTTCCTCTCCCGTGACAGCACCAGCCTCCCGCCGACGTCCACCGACGCCGTCAACCGATACACCTATGCAGGCGGGAACCCGACTACGTTCTTCGACCCGACAGGTCGCTTCCTGAAGCTGCCTGACTTGTTCGGGGACGTGTCCACGGGCTTGGACAACATGGTCGACGACGCCTACAAGAACCTCGACAACGTCACCAAGTCCGCTGGCAATCACCTCAGCGACGCCGGCCAGTACGCCAGAAACGCCGGACGCGCCCTGAACAGCCCCGCCGGGCGAGCAATCACCAAGAT
Coding sequences within it:
- a CDS encoding glycohydrolase toxin TNT-related protein (This protein contains a domain related to Tuberculosis Necrotizing Toxin, which is the C-terminal effector domain of outer membrane channel protein CpnT, and which has a lethal NAD+-glycohydrolase activity.), translating into MPDSVYQEPKSQRELPEPREPERPPQESKAGKALAKAEKQIAEQIIAVDDSLTDDRVRAKPVAAPDIKQVTGVEAVRASARMTELDLAAPSDPVAGRNAESGTIKLVSPASAKSTTAPVGAGPTRGAMDGGGASAAPAPVSSEPSDAAAVAADCAPIPGVPYEGRVAIQQMVSPVWNNRDGSYRVRVTNYGTQSWPTGARVGYQVWDSSGNLVPGNYPETSVPLAVGANGGWVEFDAAVRRLAPATWSLTWDIWVPGVGWLTDRGSCATTFELTVVNQPPSFTYRSPASPGTVTTRTPFLTVRGTDPDAWPAGGMEYQFKVCRNAALTTGCSTSQWISQARWQTPYLQWNLQYYWGVQVRDGHATTSGLSTPQSFTVVVPVADDWRRVGNGLGLADVFGVVLPYGVFLHRETDAQLPGGAMPLAVERTFSSGAVGTEGAFGRGWLSLFDARVVRDEVAETMTVTYPDGRQEIFGQDADGQWATNPVYGSATEVVEDTVALEIRVEQSTGELLVYDWFSGRLEEVRVEGAGSWRLSYADGLVSSITQWPSRRSIDVEWDTAYQDCGASVRPTQPYVSSLSVDRGEGQAPATWEYFYVCNRLYRVNDAEGGNTVYTHQGTPTGGSAVFSGTTAAGRALRGLASSGSWQTVPSSFQQRSVVVSEPGSANRKLRLLRPLSGFEGYYRDAYNSFNGVTAMYCTSREIRSSAEYCFDTYDTLEFDVQGRVRVKANRPDGTGSGTGNPRRWLYSATTGRLSAIIDEENNIVEYGYGGWGNLTTSYAYRDPSTQVTSQSYYRPTDQDPDGPPRLTGATVTPTQAGQTVPGSEFVDQYTYDSVGRLIAVDAPTVPGVPDGEQRSYTYTTGTETAVTSGGSQTAGKKMPAGLLRTETTAAGTTSYGYNEAGDLTWTREAGGGRVGRDYDAAGYMIREVVNGEAEITYTRDRLGRVTRELEGYTYPWLGDLDEQGVRVVDREYDADGLVTGVTERAVAFNPHTGIIDWDTDVLPPRASQYEYTPQGRLSEVTDSGGGVTVYTYSASNPDQVASTTDARGRRTLYSYDIRGRLSVVRADVGPPGQTSRVEIARYSYNLAGQLSSELDALQRPTYYEYTLGGTFHGYTGDGYPTTALRPSVVIDGEDQPVTLWDREYDGAGNVIRETVGGQRTTEYEYDAMSRLVSTTLDPGGLDRMVTTKRDAAGREIGTELTDGTRTERHTQDLNAAGYVVADHAWLDDDTALTTQYERDVWGNAVRVVDPRGVANPTQAAKYTSHAFADPHGRVVETTGFEVTVDTPTSTTGSGAYTAFTQSTRRSQDTIAHDPFGQVSLVQAANGQTTRYEYDTAGRVAAEHQPAYQTPGGETIEPVTRYEYNPAGDLARMTDPRGGVTDYAYDVSGNLVREQGPVVDGQRPTTTYTYDVANQLTSTTSPSGVRTSFGYDALGRMVAQTVAVRTDSSDPDSPTTNHITSYAYDAVGNLTATTSPQGRTTRYEHNAAGEITAVHNPGRTEPVRYTYDLAGRVTSTTDGADRGVEHVYDLAGRRTSSTQVGSSGGRLTTAFEYDEASNLVAVTDPRGTTTTSTVDPAGRTTKISQPISSTEEIDVEVGYDIADNPVRIRNGEGNDTWTTYNSWGLPEKVIEPPTPRDPALTDRSWTTTYDAGGNPVSLTKPGGVVVTTAYDALSRVRSLEAGGPYGDEDAQFAYDLESRLAEATNGPTGKVALAWDDLGRLTESEGPGGSSHRFGYDADGLLTSDAASNTAIGTTTYERDDAGDVTRTTNQSTRGTQAWTSHYADATGDLQLRGLPGGMRTDWAYDQYGRTRDITTSNSLHDVVHTISYEYDANGNVASKRSSEGISFGGEYAYDLANRLTTFAPRAADGTTGQDPEHTYDWDDAGNRLAETVGTTAREWEYDDRNRLVDLTTTDGAQPVVTPIDVDPRGNITNIGDRALEYDHLDQLTTDSTATGATFNSYDATGRLAYAQDAAIGGGTFDYAGLSADPAAVSNVRLGGISRSEVVTRNADGQILASATASAAGAYATRTALTDAHTDMTGALALSGSAAGQHVARVGYDPFGQRWTGSATPGSVTHPASMFGFQSDWTNPATGAVNMGARWYDPALGTFLSRDSTSLPPTSTDAVNRYTYAGGNPTTFFDPTGRFLKLPDLFGDVSTGLDNMVDDAYKNLDNVTKSAGNHLSDAGQYARNAGRALNSPAGRAITKIAGRVGLKLIPGLGWISLAADAYMLYDWATTQGRPHVAPGAGRTPTSGNLRTETGSVSVTSPQADPPPPPAPTITHVKTWTNLENKSSDVTLSNVGGMRVVTTTWMADKYRYTQNIWSNGHWDDWVRTFLGHYTIDVIKEQLGKVVDPTRVDASHTTPTQTAQVKTSAQAADDGQCGLSGTLLSCMLALPTVTTGCAPWDAPLRLCTAIAATPGAPGSTGPATGSDATGTTPTPVAPQPEGAGTGGSDGSKPPTSSPACEPDADSASEESRSLAEYWPPNRGALGETTREFLYAGTRIDRYGHPFGRFVAPAGTPYAMRALPPGSSSKPLTTYEVLKPFEVQSSQAAPAFCELGLGTQYELPTSVDKLVVKGILREVK
- a CDS encoding alpha/beta hydrolase, whose product is MSETNTAKPPIVLIHGLWMTARSWDDWATYYRAKGHEVVVPSYPGFEVEVEVLRESPDVIATVSVPDTLNHLTAVIEGLDSPPIIMAHSFGGTLTQVLVNQGLGAAAVLIDSAPPEGVRVNPPSQIKSLFPVLANPANRHRAVGYTKEQFHYVFANTLSREESDAAFDRFHIPAPGNWVWAYGLIANFKPGHQETWVDYDLDERAPLLFITGGEDHLMPPAVQYSNAKKYRHSSALTETYDFPDRPHLTCAAPGWEEVADHALEWAVRHARTQSK